One genomic window of Stigmatella ashevillena includes the following:
- a CDS encoding NADP-dependent oxidoreductase, with translation MTKEIKGREIHLKSRPQGEPTPDNFELVEVTVPEPAEGQLLVRNLFMSVDPYMRGRMNDVKSYVPPFKLGAVLDGGSVGQVVRSRAPGFQEGDLVTASGGWREYHLAEARQFTKVDPGVGSPSAYLGVLGMPGMTAYVGLLDFGKPVAGETVFVSGAAGAVGGLVGQIAKLKGCRVVGSAGSPEKVKHLREELGFDDAFNYKDGPVAEALARTCPDGIDVYFDNVGGEHLEASLDKMKNYGRIVMCGAISQYNATAPAPGPRNLALVVGKRLTLQGFIVSDQRNLHRRPDFLRDVGGWLREKKVKEVETVVEGLEKAPEAFIGLLRGHNTGKMVVKLASAPA, from the coding sequence ATGACCAAGGAAATCAAAGGGCGTGAAATCCACCTGAAGTCCCGTCCCCAGGGTGAGCCCACCCCTGACAACTTCGAGCTGGTGGAAGTGACCGTCCCCGAGCCCGCCGAGGGCCAGCTTCTGGTGCGCAACCTCTTCATGTCCGTGGACCCGTACATGCGGGGACGGATGAACGACGTGAAGTCCTACGTCCCCCCCTTCAAGCTGGGCGCGGTGCTGGATGGCGGCTCGGTGGGCCAGGTGGTCCGCTCGCGGGCACCGGGCTTCCAGGAGGGAGACTTGGTCACCGCCTCGGGCGGCTGGCGCGAGTACCACCTCGCCGAGGCGCGCCAGTTCACGAAGGTGGACCCGGGCGTGGGCTCGCCCTCCGCGTACCTGGGGGTGCTCGGCATGCCAGGAATGACGGCCTACGTGGGGCTGCTCGATTTCGGCAAGCCCGTGGCGGGCGAGACGGTGTTCGTGTCTGGAGCAGCCGGCGCGGTGGGCGGACTCGTGGGGCAGATCGCCAAGCTCAAGGGCTGCCGGGTGGTGGGCAGCGCGGGCTCCCCCGAGAAGGTGAAACACCTGCGCGAGGAGCTCGGGTTCGATGACGCCTTCAACTACAAGGACGGCCCGGTGGCCGAGGCCCTGGCGCGCACCTGCCCCGACGGCATTGACGTCTACTTCGACAACGTGGGCGGCGAGCACCTGGAAGCGTCCCTCGATAAGATGAAGAACTACGGGCGCATCGTCATGTGTGGCGCCATCTCCCAGTACAACGCCACCGCGCCCGCGCCAGGCCCCCGCAACCTCGCCCTGGTGGTCGGCAAGCGCCTCACGCTGCAAGGCTTCATCGTCAGCGATCAACGCAACCTCCACCGACGCCCGGACTTCCTGCGTGACGTGGGGGGCTGGCTCCGCGAGAAGAAGGTGAAGGAGGTGGAGACGGTGGTGGAGGGGCTGGAAAAGGCTCCCGAGGCATTCATCGGCCTGCTGCGCGGCCACAACACCGGGAAGATGGTGGTGAAGCTGGCCTCCGCACCGGCCTGA
- a CDS encoding AraC family transcriptional regulator, protein MPRPLVDVDASAASSFCLADEMPPLATGWHAHRRHQLLYAAQGALHLEVDRAQWLLPPQRAAWLRGGTPHRVRSNHPVRLCTVYLEPSLVPMPPQEECCVFLLPPLAREMLVYSARWGPERAPDDAVAESFFQTLAHLLAEWSSQGQRWRLPRARTPELEKAMAYTLAHLEGPLSFEGAARAAGLSGRTLARRFDAEAQTTWRRFLHDARMLRAMELLAQNGARVTQTAHDVGFESLAAFTHAFHAFSGERPRDFRQRVAHGTALPAPPLRPTRPKRAD, encoded by the coding sequence GTGCCCAGACCGCTGGTGGACGTGGATGCCTCCGCGGCGTCCTCCTTCTGTCTCGCCGATGAGATGCCGCCCCTGGCGACGGGCTGGCATGCCCACCGCCGACACCAGCTGCTCTATGCGGCCCAGGGGGCCCTGCACCTGGAAGTGGATCGCGCGCAGTGGCTCCTGCCCCCCCAGCGAGCCGCCTGGCTTCGGGGGGGCACGCCCCACCGGGTGCGCTCCAACCACCCGGTGAGGCTGTGCACGGTGTACCTGGAGCCTTCACTCGTGCCCATGCCTCCCCAGGAGGAGTGCTGCGTCTTCCTTCTGCCCCCCCTGGCCCGGGAGATGCTCGTCTACTCCGCGCGCTGGGGCCCCGAGCGCGCTCCGGACGACGCCGTGGCGGAGAGCTTCTTCCAGACCCTGGCGCACCTGTTGGCCGAGTGGTCCTCCCAGGGCCAGCGCTGGCGGTTGCCCCGCGCTCGCACGCCCGAGTTGGAGAAGGCGATGGCCTATACCCTGGCCCACCTCGAGGGCCCGCTCTCCTTCGAGGGCGCGGCGCGGGCCGCGGGGCTCTCTGGCCGGACCCTCGCGCGGCGCTTCGACGCGGAGGCCCAGACCACCTGGCGCCGCTTTCTCCATGACGCCCGCATGCTGCGCGCCATGGAGTTGCTCGCCCAGAACGGCGCCCGCGTCACCCAGACCGCCCACGACGTGGGCTTCGAGAGCCTCGCCGCCTTTACGCACGCCTTCCATGCCTTCTCGGGAGAGCGGCCCCGCGATTTCCGGCAACGCGTGGCACACGGGACCGCCCTCCCCGCTCCCCCCCTTCGCCCCACTCGCCCCAAGCGAGCAGATTGA